The DNA window AGTTTTGAAGAAATTCGGATTTGAATGGGAACCCAGCTCCGACTCGGGGCACATGCGGTATGGACCAAAAGCCGCATTGATGGTTGATTTGGCTGGAGACTACGCATGGCAAAGCGTAAACGAGCTCAAAATACCGAGTTTCTCAATAAAAGGCACAAACCTGTTTAATTTGAATGTCCCAGCGATCAAGGAACATGCTGACCTGTTTGGCGAAAGACTCTACACAATGCGGGTTGACAATGAAGAGTTCATCCTGAAGTATGCATCATGTTTTCAGCAGTTCACAATGTTGAAAGACTGGATGATCAGCTACAGGCAGATACCATTCGGAATGTTCGAAATCGCAGACAGCTACCGATTGGAACAGTCAGGCGAGACGTTGCTGGGATTCAGACTACGAAGATTCTATATGCCCGATTATCATGTTTTTTGCAGAGACCTCGAACAAGCAAAAGAGATGATGCTCAGAGTTCACAAGAAAATCCACGAAAAAGTCAGAGAGCTGGGCAACCACTACGTTTCTCTCTACAACCTGACAAAAAGTTTCTTTGAAAAGAACCGGGACTTCATGAGAGAGCTAGTTGAAGCCGACCAGAGGCCTGCTCTCTTGCACTTCGTCCCTGAGGGAAAATACTACTGGGTCATCAATGTGGAATATCACATAACTGATGAGCTCAAAAGGTCAAGAGAGATAGCCACGGTTCAAATTGACATGGGAAACGCGAAACGATTCGGAATCAAGTACATTGACGAGAAAAGAGGAGAATCATATCCGCCTATCCTGCACACCGCCGTTATAGGAGGAATAGAACGTTACATCTACACAGTCTTGGATGCGGCACTGAAGAAGAAGGTTCCAAGTTTGCCTCTTTGGCTATCGCCAACGCAGATTAGAATCATCCCGATTTCGGACAAATTCACTAAAGACGCGGTGAAAATTGCGGACGAACTGGAAACGCATGATATACGAGTAGACATCGACGACCGACCTCTAACTATGCAGAGAAAGGTCCGAGAGGCAGAAATGGAATGGATAAACTATGTGTTAGTTGTCGGTCAGAGAGAAATGGAGTCTGGGATTCTAGCGGTTCGGGACCGAGAACTGAAGACGATTAGAAAACTGAGGATTCAAGAGCTAACAGAGG is part of the Candidatus Bathyarchaeia archaeon genome and encodes:
- a CDS encoding threonine--tRNA ligase, whose amino-acid sequence is MRILQLHSDFIEIKPIKKEIAIAEDAETRPFRLDDLVVLFTCVEQGDDESVAKQAMSAVNESLKTLKANRILIYPYAHLSTNLAKPADALRILKTMEKHSTNLGLETHRSPFGWNKQFTISIKGHPLAEQSKIIVPIKEAKKGRTVKKWKVPKPEYLILKLKGDTADPKDYPFGKGEEDIKTLVDKEVFKKEAPGGEPRIISVLKKFGFEWEPSSDSGHMRYGPKAALMVDLAGDYAWQSVNELKIPSFSIKGTNLFNLNVPAIKEHADLFGERLYTMRVDNEEFILKYASCFQQFTMLKDWMISYRQIPFGMFEIADSYRLEQSGETLLGFRLRRFYMPDYHVFCRDLEQAKEMMLRVHKKIHEKVRELGNHYVSLYNLTKSFFEKNRDFMRELVEADQRPALLHFVPEGKYYWVINVEYHITDELKRSREIATVQIDMGNAKRFGIKYIDEKRGESYPPILHTAVIGGIERYIYTVLDAALKKKVPSLPLWLSPTQIRIIPISDKFTKDAVKIADELETHDIRVDIDDRPLTMQRKVREAEMEWINYVLVVGQREMESGILAVRDRELKTIRKLRIQELTEELRAKTAGKPLRSLTLPRELSKRPQF